In a single window of the Pseudomonas oryzihabitans genome:
- a CDS encoding PAS domain S-box protein, with protein sequence MSSLTSTPIPSYVLADDLDLVAEIAAVPRILAAICQLTGMGFAAVARVTDDRWIACSTLDHINFGLAPGGELVVKSTICDEIRDHRQLVVIDDVQQDALYRDHHTPRQYGFRSYISVPIVLDDGSFFGTLCAIDPEPARPSRPEVLTSFELFASMIALEIAAQRRFVAARNVLHSEAFSRSLLKASLDCVKVLSTDGHIEFVNAQGLELIQLHTEDQVLGQEYAALWPEDERWKIRKAVEQAGQGQATRVEGFCPTSQGEPRWWEVSCSPFEVAGTRHPKIVCISRDISRRVLADQALQARAEAISALNDDLERQVSARTAERDQIWRCSNDPLCVASLDGFFLSLNPAWVVTLDWTISELKAQPLMALVHTDDLTATRQAFWKLQQGTPLVSFENRYRHRDGSYRWLSWNAVRSDDLIYATVRDVSHQRQQALDLATAEDALRQSQKMEAIGQLTGGVAHDFNNLLTVIKSSCDLLKRPNLSEERRDRYIGAISTTIDRAAKLTGQLLAFARRQALTPEVFSASSNVQALNDMLGTLLGSRISVALDLPDHPCLVYADPGQFDTALVNMVVNARDAMDGAGQLTIAVTTVEAIPESPSHAALAIPAIVISITDTGSGIAREHLAQIFEPFFTTKRVGQGTGLGLSQVFGFIKQSGGEIRVASEVGRGTTFQLYLPRATSAVQPLAANETLAVADGRGTSVLVVEDNPDVGTFAADSLRDLGYHPVLAPNAEAALILLAERPEHYDVVFSDVVMPGMGGLALAIEIRRLYRSLPILLTSGYSHVLATNGAQGFELIHKPYSVEELSRRLQKILEDAAAHR encoded by the coding sequence ATGAGCTCCCTGACCTCGACCCCAATTCCTTCGTACGTCCTCGCCGACGACCTTGATCTCGTCGCCGAGATCGCCGCTGTACCCAGGATTCTGGCAGCGATATGCCAGCTGACCGGCATGGGCTTCGCGGCCGTCGCCCGGGTGACCGATGACCGCTGGATCGCCTGCAGCACCCTCGACCACATCAATTTCGGTCTCGCGCCTGGCGGGGAGCTGGTGGTCAAGTCGACGATCTGCGATGAGATCCGCGACCACCGCCAGCTCGTGGTGATCGATGACGTGCAGCAGGATGCGCTTTACCGCGACCACCACACGCCCCGGCAGTATGGTTTCCGCAGCTACATTTCCGTCCCCATCGTGCTGGACGACGGTTCCTTCTTCGGCACCCTGTGCGCCATAGACCCCGAACCCGCCCGACCGAGTCGCCCCGAAGTCCTCACGAGCTTCGAGCTGTTCGCCAGCATGATCGCGCTGGAGATCGCGGCGCAGCGGCGCTTCGTCGCGGCGCGCAACGTGCTGCACAGCGAGGCCTTCTCCCGCAGTCTGCTCAAGGCCAGCCTGGACTGCGTGAAGGTGCTGTCCACCGATGGCCACATCGAATTCGTCAACGCCCAGGGCCTGGAACTCATCCAGCTCCACACCGAGGATCAGGTCCTGGGGCAGGAATATGCCGCGCTATGGCCGGAAGACGAACGTTGGAAGATCCGCAAGGCCGTCGAACAGGCCGGCCAGGGGCAGGCGACCCGGGTCGAGGGCTTCTGCCCGACCTCCCAGGGGGAGCCGCGCTGGTGGGAGGTGTCCTGCTCGCCCTTCGAGGTGGCGGGCACCCGGCACCCCAAGATCGTCTGCATCTCGCGCGACATCAGCAGGCGTGTCCTTGCGGATCAGGCGCTCCAGGCCCGGGCCGAGGCCATCTCCGCCCTCAATGACGACCTGGAACGCCAGGTTTCGGCGCGCACCGCCGAGCGTGATCAGATCTGGAGGTGCTCCAACGATCCCCTCTGCGTGGCGAGCCTCGACGGCTTCTTCCTCAGCCTCAACCCGGCCTGGGTAGTGACCCTGGACTGGACGATCAGCGAACTCAAGGCCCAGCCGCTGATGGCCCTCGTCCACACCGACGACCTGACGGCCACCCGCCAGGCGTTCTGGAAGCTGCAGCAGGGGACGCCGCTGGTCAGCTTCGAGAACCGTTATCGCCATCGCGACGGCTCCTACCGCTGGCTGTCCTGGAATGCCGTGCGCAGCGATGACCTCATCTACGCTACGGTGCGCGACGTGTCCCACCAACGGCAGCAGGCGCTGGACCTGGCGACGGCCGAGGATGCCCTGCGGCAATCGCAGAAGATGGAGGCCATCGGTCAGCTCACCGGTGGGGTGGCCCATGACTTCAACAACCTGCTGACCGTCATCAAGTCGTCCTGCGACCTGCTCAAGCGACCCAACCTGAGCGAGGAGCGACGCGACCGCTACATCGGTGCGATTTCCACCACCATCGACCGGGCGGCGAAGTTGACGGGTCAGTTGCTGGCTTTCGCCCGGCGCCAGGCGCTCACCCCCGAGGTATTTTCGGCAAGCTCGAACGTCCAGGCCCTGAACGACATGCTGGGGACGTTGCTGGGCTCGCGGATCAGCGTCGCGCTCGACCTGCCCGATCATCCCTGCCTGGTCTACGCCGATCCCGGCCAGTTCGATACCGCCCTGGTGAACATGGTGGTCAATGCCCGCGACGCCATGGACGGCGCGGGCCAGCTGACCATAGCCGTCACGACGGTCGAGGCAATTCCGGAGAGCCCCTCACACGCCGCCCTGGCGATTCCAGCGATAGTCATCTCGATCACCGACACCGGCAGCGGCATCGCCCGAGAGCACCTCGCACAGATCTTCGAACCCTTCTTCACCACCAAGCGGGTCGGTCAGGGCACGGGGCTGGGCCTGAGTCAGGTGTTTGGCTTCATCAAGCAATCCGGCGGCGAAATCCGGGTAGCGAGCGAAGTCGGCCGCGGCACCACCTTTCAGCTCTACCTGCCGCGGGCGACCAGTGCGGTGCAGCCCCTGGCGGCGAACGAAACCCTGGCCGTGGCCGATGGACGAGGCACCTCGGTCCTGGTGGTGGAAGACAATCCCGACGTCGGCACCTTCGCGGCAGACTCGTTGCGGGATCTGGGCTATCACCCCGTCCTGGCCCCCAACGCCGAGGCGGCCCTGATCCTGCTCGCGGAAAGGCCAGAGCACTACGACGTGGTCTTTTCGGATGTGGTCATGCCTGGCATGGGCGGCCTCGCCCTCGCCATCGAAATCAGACGGCTGTATCGCAGCCTGCCCATTCTGCTGACCTCCGGCTACAGCCATGTCCTGGCAACCAACGGCGCCCAGGGGTTCGAGCTGATCCACAAGCCCTATTCGGTGGAAGAGCTGTCGCGCCGCCTGCAGAAGATTCTGGAGGACGCCGCGGCTCACCGTTGA
- a CDS encoding NAD(P)/FAD-dependent oxidoreductase, whose amino-acid sequence MCALSAAARGRRVLVIDHANKAGKKILMSGGGRCNFTNLYCEPANFLSQNAHFCKSALARFTQWDFIALVAKHGVPYHEKKLGQLFCDNKASDILALLLDECEQGGVDIRLDTSVQEIARLDPGGYQLQTSLGPVRGESLVIATGGLSIPTLGATGFGYQVARQFGHQLLPTRAGLVPFTVTDPQLKEFCSALSGTAVEDCRISCNGQSFVENLLFTHRGLSGPAILQISSYWQPGDTLSIDLLPHLDLVQWLAEQRQARPNSELKTLLGELFTKKMATLLADSWFQSRPLKQYTPEELKAIAARLHDWRLVPAGTEGYRTAEVTLGGVDTREVSSKTLESLKSPGLYFIGEVLDVTGHLGGFNFQWAWASGYAAAQYV is encoded by the coding sequence ATGTGCGCCCTGAGCGCCGCCGCGCGCGGCCGCCGGGTGCTGGTAATCGACCATGCCAACAAGGCCGGCAAGAAGATCCTCATGTCCGGCGGTGGCCGCTGCAACTTCACCAATCTCTATTGCGAGCCCGCCAACTTCCTCTCGCAGAATGCGCATTTCTGCAAATCGGCGCTGGCCCGCTTCACCCAATGGGACTTCATCGCCCTGGTGGCCAAGCATGGGGTGCCCTATCACGAGAAGAAGCTCGGCCAGCTGTTCTGCGACAACAAGGCCAGCGACATCCTTGCCCTGCTGCTGGACGAGTGCGAACAGGGCGGCGTCGATATCCGCCTCGATACCTCGGTGCAGGAGATCGCCCGCCTCGACCCGGGTGGCTACCAGCTGCAGACCAGCCTGGGCCCGGTGCGCGGCGAGTCCCTGGTGATCGCCACCGGCGGCCTGTCGATCCCGACCCTGGGCGCTACCGGCTTCGGCTATCAGGTCGCCCGCCAGTTCGGCCATCAGCTCCTGCCCACCCGGGCCGGCCTGGTGCCCTTCACCGTCACCGATCCCCAGCTGAAGGAGTTCTGCAGCGCCCTGTCCGGCACGGCGGTGGAAGACTGCCGGATCAGCTGCAACGGCCAGAGCTTCGTCGAGAATCTGCTGTTCACCCATCGCGGCCTCAGCGGTCCGGCGATCCTGCAGATCTCTTCCTACTGGCAACCGGGCGATACGCTCAGCATCGACCTGCTGCCTCATCTCGACCTGGTGCAGTGGCTCGCCGAGCAGCGCCAGGCGCGCCCCAACAGCGAACTCAAGACGCTGCTGGGCGAGCTGTTCACCAAGAAGATGGCCACCCTGCTCGCCGACAGCTGGTTCCAGTCCAGGCCGCTCAAGCAGTACACCCCCGAAGAACTCAAGGCCATCGCCGCGCGGTTGCACGACTGGCGACTGGTCCCGGCGGGCACCGAGGGCTATCGCACCGCCGAGGTCACCCTGGGCGGCGTCGACACCCGCGAGGTCTCGTCCAAGACCCTGGAGTCGCTCAAGTCACCTGGCCTGTACTTCATCGGTGAGGTGCTGGATGTCACCGGCCACCTGGGCGGCTTCAACTTCCAGTGGGCCTGGGCCTCGGGTTACGCGGCGGCGCAATACGTCTAA